The following proteins are encoded in a genomic region of Leptospira wolffii serovar Khorat str. Khorat-H2:
- a CDS encoding AbrB/MazE/SpoVT family DNA-binding domain-containing protein yields MESIIQKWGNSLGIRIPKAMANELELNDGSHVELQYEGDKIVIYPMRKASLEEKLARITKQNLHSEVSTGSPVGHEAW; encoded by the coding sequence ATGGAATCAATTATTCAAAAATGGGGTAATAGTTTAGGTATTAGGATACCGAAGGCTATGGCTAACGAATTGGAATTGAATGATGGTAGTCATGTTGAGCTTCAATATGAGGGGGATAAAATAGTAATTTATCCCATGAGAAAAGCATCTTTAGAAGAAAAATTAGCAAGAATCACTAAGCAAAATCTTCACTCAGAAGTTTCTACCGGTTCTCCTGTCGGTCATGAGGCTTGGTGA
- a CDS encoding glutathione S-transferase N-terminal domain-containing protein: MKKIELVYETTCPNAQAVREMLKTIGLELGLQLNVTETNKDDPNAPEYARKLSSPTVLVDGKDVVADGSVGGNACRIYRTADGRMTGIPPRAAVLDALRKSQRKQKWGLLSFIPVVMTAMLPVVSCPACWPLYGSVLASLGLTFVDYTPYIRPIMLAFSALAAGGIVYYWNRTRKWLPAVTGLAGVAIIVVGKLTLSNSLAIYSGGFVATLAFVLGALPSRKIRPDNCETC, from the coding sequence ATGAAAAAGATTGAGCTTGTATACGAAACGACATGCCCAAATGCGCAAGCCGTCAGGGAAATGTTGAAAACGATAGGTTTGGAACTTGGTCTGCAATTGAACGTGACTGAGACGAATAAGGATGATCCAAACGCACCTGAGTATGCACGGAAATTATCTTCTCCGACAGTGCTGGTTGACGGAAAGGATGTGGTTGCAGACGGGTCAGTGGGCGGGAACGCCTGCAGGATTTATCGCACAGCAGATGGCAGGATGACAGGAATTCCGCCCAGAGCTGCAGTTTTGGACGCTCTGAGAAAATCTCAACGCAAACAGAAATGGGGATTGCTCTCGTTCATACCTGTGGTGATGACTGCGATGCTTCCGGTAGTATCATGTCCGGCTTGCTGGCCACTTTACGGCAGCGTTCTAGCAAGTCTGGGTCTAACTTTTGTTGATTATACACCGTATATCCGACCGATCATGCTTGCATTTTCAGCGCTGGCTGCAGGCGGAATTGTGTACTATTGGAACCGCACGCGAAAGTGGCTGCCAGCAGTAACTGGATTGGCCGGAGTTGCGATAATCGTAGTTGGAAAACTAACTCTCTCCAATTCTCTTGCAATTTACAGTGGCGGCTTTGTTGCGACGTTAGCCTTTGTCCTGGGAGCGTTGCCTTCAAGAAAAATCAGACCGGATAACTGTGAGACGTGCTAG
- a CDS encoding type II toxin-antitoxin system VapC family toxin encodes MKNAALVDSGPIIALFNSSDDYHKSVFKFLKGFKGSLFTTWPVITEVIYLLSFSIDAQSDFLEWIERGSVQILDVTLDDLKYIKSRMQKYSDLPMDLADASLMCIAEREGIYNIISIDSDFSIYKTLKGKYLTNLYKY; translated from the coding sequence ATGAAAAACGCCGCGCTCGTTGATTCTGGTCCGATTATAGCATTATTCAATTCATCTGATGATTATCATAAATCAGTCTTTAAGTTTCTAAAAGGGTTTAAAGGTTCTTTATTTACGACTTGGCCAGTAATAACTGAAGTCATCTACTTACTCTCCTTTTCAATCGATGCTCAATCCGATTTCTTAGAATGGATAGAACGTGGGAGTGTGCAAATTTTAGATGTAACACTAGATGATCTAAAATATATCAAGAGTCGGATGCAAAAATATTCAGATTTGCCAATGGATTTAGCAGATGCGTCATTAATGTGCATCGCCGAAAGGGAAGGGATTTATAATATTATTAGTATAGATTCTGACTTTTCTATATATAAAACTCTAAAAGGCAAATATCTAACAAATTTATATAAGTATTAG
- a CDS encoding type II toxin-antitoxin system RelE/ParE family toxin, giving the protein MKRLFVHLPDFDHFWTRAGLGDNELKDFQNHLLEYPKEGVVIPGSNGIRKIRWKKKGTGKSGGIRVFYIDFEEFEIIFLITLLEKNDKENLTKSELTILHNLVARLKEILKSGRHSYGKRK; this is encoded by the coding sequence TTGAAAAGACTGTTTGTACATTTACCTGATTTCGATCATTTCTGGACAAGAGCTGGTCTGGGAGATAATGAACTTAAAGATTTTCAAAATCACCTTTTAGAATATCCAAAGGAAGGTGTAGTAATTCCTGGTTCAAACGGTATAAGAAAGATTCGTTGGAAGAAAAAGGGGACAGGTAAAAGCGGTGGAATTAGAGTTTTCTATATTGATTTCGAAGAATTTGAAATAATCTTTTTAATAACTCTTTTAGAAAAGAATGACAAAGAGAATCTTACGAAATCTGAGCTAACGATTTTACATAATTTAGTAGCACGTTTGAAAGAGATATTGAAATCGGGGAGGCATTCATATGGCAAAAGAAAATAG
- a CDS encoding helix-turn-helix domain-containing protein: MAKENSKLFNSLVKGLNEAIEYSEGKKNTGIKERQVSIEKLPQFKAREIRNIRTKLHLTQNLFAQAIGVSVKTVEAWESGRNIPQGPAQRMLFILKNNSKALSLLGIKNS; encoded by the coding sequence ATGGCAAAAGAAAATAGTAAATTATTTAATAGCTTAGTGAAAGGACTTAATGAAGCCATCGAATATTCTGAGGGTAAAAAGAATACTGGAATCAAAGAACGTCAAGTTTCTATAGAAAAATTACCTCAATTTAAAGCTAGAGAAATCAGAAATATTAGAACAAAACTTCATCTTACTCAAAATTTATTTGCTCAAGCCATTGGGGTTTCTGTAAAAACAGTAGAGGCATGGGAGTCGGGTAGGAATATACCTCAAGGCCCGGCTCAACGAATGCTCTTTATTCTTAAAAATAATTCTAAAGCACTCAGTTTGCTTGGAATCAAAAATAGTTAA
- a CDS encoding TraY domain-containing protein has protein sequence MPCKRSDRSKCGEAQARVA, from the coding sequence TTGCCCTGCAAGCGAAGTGACAGAAGCAAATGTGGCGAAGCCCAAGCGAGAGTTGCGTAA
- the mazF gene encoding endoribonuclease MazF: protein MVKKSKYTPDKGDIVWLNFTPQAGHEQRGRRPALVLSPKEYNAKTGLAIFCPITSKIKGYPFEVVVKSKKIDGVVLSDQIKNLDWTIREAEFIEPLNKLLFKEVLDNLKLLVF, encoded by the coding sequence TTGGTGAAAAAGAGTAAATATACCCCTGATAAAGGGGACATTGTATGGCTAAATTTTACTCCTCAAGCAGGGCATGAACAAAGAGGACGTAGGCCAGCACTCGTTCTATCTCCGAAAGAATATAATGCAAAGACTGGCTTAGCAATTTTTTGTCCAATCACGAGTAAGATTAAAGGCTATCCTTTTGAAGTAGTAGTTAAATCTAAAAAAATAGATGGGGTAGTCCTCTCTGACCAAATAAAGAATTTAGATTGGACTATTCGCGAAGCGGAATTTATAGAACCACTTAATAAGCTATTATTTAAAGAAGTTTTGGATAATCTTAAATTGTTAGTTTTTTAG
- a CDS encoding ribbon-helix-helix protein, CopG family, with amino-acid sequence MISLRIPPELERKLDSFAKSEGKSRSEIVKESILEYIKNHSSSKTPFELGEDLFGKYSANNKQLAENRKAILSKVLKDKNEKRRAR; translated from the coding sequence GTGATTAGTTTAAGAATACCGCCAGAATTAGAAAGAAAATTGGACTCGTTTGCGAAATCAGAAGGAAAAAGCCGCTCTGAAATTGTAAAAGAGTCAATTCTTGAATATATAAAAAATCATAGTTCGAGTAAAACCCCCTTTGAGCTAGGGGAAGATCTGTTTGGTAAATATTCCGCGAATAACAAACAATTGGCTGAGAACAGAAAAGCTATTCTAAGTAAAGTATTAAAGGACAAGAATGAAAAACGCCGCGCTCGTTGA
- a CDS encoding tetratricopeptide repeat protein, giving the protein MRTEYLLAIILLSFEPSFAIDNLTIQKLVLEKKLTTIQKIDKLNSLLLEEENSKEFDRLLLEMGKLLLNVDISISDYKKDLKYRNVYQLSIIKSANYGNFVGYTGYHFKKIISDYPNSEFLDDAEYYLIYSLPEEYNYDNLKEEKGKLEGFLKKYPDSNLSGTVRKRIKWLRSYIKNGQNWIVD; this is encoded by the coding sequence ATGAGAACAGAGTATCTGCTTGCCATAATTTTGTTAAGTTTTGAGCCTTCCTTTGCGATAGACAATTTAACGATTCAAAAATTAGTTTTAGAGAAAAAATTAACGACAATCCAAAAAATTGATAAGTTGAATTCTTTGTTACTCGAAGAAGAAAATTCAAAAGAATTTGATAGGCTCTTATTAGAGATGGGAAAATTACTGCTGAATGTAGATATCTCAATTTCAGACTACAAAAAGGATTTGAAATATCGAAATGTATATCAATTAAGCATTATTAAGTCAGCCAATTATGGAAATTTTGTCGGTTACACAGGCTATCATTTCAAGAAAATCATATCAGATTATCCGAACTCGGAATTTTTAGATGACGCTGAATATTATTTGATCTATTCCCTTCCAGAAGAATATAACTATGATAATCTTAAAGAAGAGAAGGGTAAGTTAGAGGGATTTCTTAAAAAATATCCTGATAGTAATCTTTCTGGTACTGTAAGAAAAAGAATTAAATGGTTACGATCCTATATTAAAAACGGTCAAAACTGGATTGTTGACTAA
- a CDS encoding TraY domain-containing protein: MLCKRSDRSKCGEAQARVA, translated from the coding sequence TTGCTTTGCAAACGAAGTGACAGAAGCAAATGTGGCGAAGCCCAAGCGAGAGTTGCGTAA
- a CDS encoding heavy metal-responsive transcriptional regulator → MKIGQIARKADVSVQTVRYYDSLGLLGKSARNEVGYRLYQQDVAARIRFIKRAQDLGFSLEEIGELLDLRIERPNQCASVKRKVEHKLELTRRKLEDLRKIERGLLTINRQCASAEPTGDCPLLTTLGGSNEKD, encoded by the coding sequence ATGAAAATAGGACAAATCGCTAGAAAGGCTGATGTTTCAGTCCAGACGGTTCGATACTACGATTCTCTGGGTCTGCTAGGAAAATCTGCGCGAAACGAAGTTGGCTATAGACTTTATCAACAGGATGTTGCGGCGCGAATCAGATTCATAAAGAGAGCCCAGGATCTGGGCTTCAGCCTGGAGGAAATCGGGGAACTGCTGGATTTGCGCATCGAGCGACCGAATCAATGCGCCAGCGTGAAAAGAAAAGTTGAACATAAGCTTGAATTAACGCGCAGGAAGCTTGAAGATTTGCGAAAGATTGAGCGAGGTCTGCTTACGATTAACCGGCAATGTGCTAGTGCGGAACCTACGGGCGACTGTCCTTTGCTAACGACTCTGGGAGGAAGCAATGAAAAAGATTGA
- a CDS encoding CYTH domain-containing protein, with product MEIERKFLVTNSDYKKDAFPSIILQGYLNSDKNRTVRVRIESNKAYITVKSKTVGISRQEFEYEIPITDAEEMISNICEKPVVKKLRYLINFQGSIWEVDEFLEENEGLVVAEIELKSENEIFNKPDWIGKEVSDDPKYFNSNLIRSPFRHWNL from the coding sequence ATGGAAATTGAACGAAAATTTTTAGTCACAAACTCCGATTATAAGAAGGATGCTTTTCCTTCAATAATTTTGCAAGGTTATTTGAATTCTGATAAGAACAGAACGGTTCGTGTTAGAATCGAATCAAATAAAGCCTATATAACAGTAAAATCGAAGACTGTCGGTATTTCTAGGCAAGAATTTGAATATGAAATTCCAATTACTGATGCGGAAGAGATGATCAGTAATATCTGCGAAAAGCCTGTAGTTAAAAAACTTCGATATCTTATTAACTTTCAAGGTAGTATCTGGGAGGTCGATGAGTTTCTAGAAGAAAATGAAGGACTTGTCGTAGCGGAAATCGAATTAAAATCGGAAAATGAAATTTTCAACAAACCTGATTGGATAGGGAAGGAAGTTTCAGATGACCCTAAATATTTTAATTCGAACCTTATTAGAAGTCCTTTTAGGCATTGGAACTTATAA